One Setaria viridis chromosome 3, Setaria_viridis_v4.0, whole genome shotgun sequence DNA window includes the following coding sequences:
- the LOC117850919 gene encoding chloroplast stem-loop binding protein of 41 kDa b, chloroplastic produces the protein MAATASLKSSFLLPSPISDFSGAAVSVSTQKRRRSWQPRGARIQVSAAADSKNILVMGGTRFIGVFLSRLLVKEGHQVTLFTRGKAPITQQLPGESDAEYAEFSSKIQHLKGDRMDFEFVKTSLAAKGYNVVYDINGREAVEVEPIIEALPNLEQYIYCSSAGVYLKSDLLPHCESDAVDPKSRHKGKLETESLLTSRGVNWTSIRPVYIYGPLNYNPVEEWFFHRLKEGRPIPIPGAGNQITQLGHVKDLATAFNLVLGNPKASQQIFNISGAKYVTFDGLARACAKAGGFPEPELVHYNPKDFDFGKKKAFPFRDQHFFASIEKATRELGWTPEFDLVEGLTDSYNLDFGRGTFRKAADFTTDDMILGKKLATV, from the exons ATGGCGGCCACGGCGTCCCTgaagagcagcttcctcctCCCATCTCCTATCTCCGACTTCAGCGGCGCGGCCGTCTCCGTCTCAACGCAG aagaggaggaggtcaTGGCAGCCGAGAGGGGCGAGGATTCAGGTCTCGGCGGCTGCGGACTCCAAGAACATTCTTGTCATGGGGGGAACCAGGTTCATTGGTGTCTTCCTGTCCAGGCTCCTTGTCAAGGAGGGCCATCAG GTTACATTGTTCACTAGAGGAAAGGCACCCATCACCCAGCAGCTGCCAGGAGAGTCCGATGCAGAGTACGCAGAGTTCTCCTCCAAG ATTCAGCACTTGAAAGGTGACAGGATGGACTTCGAATTCGTCAAGACAAGCCTTGCTGCTAAGGGATACAATGTCGTTTACGACATCAACG GACGCGAGGCTGTCGAAGTTGAGCCCATAATCGAAGCCTTGCCCAACCTGGAACA GTACATCTACTGCTCATCAGCCGGAGTGTACCTGAAATCCGACCTTCTTCCACACTGCGAG AGCGATGCGGTGGACCCCAAGAGCCGTCACAAGGGGAAGCTGGAGACGGAGAGCCTGCTGACCTCCCGCGGCGTGAACTGGACGTCGATCAGGCCCGTGTACATCTACGGCCCGCTCAACTACAACCCCGTCGAGGAGTGGTTCTTCCACCGCCTCAAGGAAGGCCgccccatccccatccccggCGCCGGCAACCAGATCACCCAGCTCGGCCATGTCAAGGACCTGGCCACGGCGTTCAACCTGGTGCTCGGCAACCCCAAGGCGAGCCAGCAGATCTTCAACATCTCCGGGGCCAAGTACGTCACCTTCGACGGCCTCGCACGGGCCTGCGCAAAG GCTGGAGGGTTCCCTGAGCCGGAGCTCGTCCACTACAACCCCAAGGACTTCGACTTCGGCAAGAAGAAGGCCTTCCCGTTCAGGGACCAG CACTTCTTCGCGTCGATCGAGAAGGCGACCAGGGAGCTTGGGTGGACGCCGGAGTTCGACCTCGTCGAGGGGCTCACCGACTCGTACAACCTCGACTTCGGCCGCGGCACGTTCCGGAAGGCCGCCGACTTCACCACGGACGACATGATCCTCGGCAAGAAGCTTGCCACCGTCTGA
- the LOC117849240 gene encoding uncharacterized protein yields the protein MRRTLFVRIWNAVEQHDEYFVQKRNAVGVLGLSSLQKITVAFRMLTYGVAADATDDYIRIGESTAIESLRRFVSAVVEIFGDEYLRSPNEDDTARLLAIGESRGFPGMLGSIDCMHWRWKNCPSAWQGMYTGHVHEPTIILEAVADKDLWIWHAFFGMPGSHNDINVLHRSSLFARLAEGQAPKVNYTINNNEYTMGYYLADGIYPSWATIVKSIPEPQGSKKKYFATAQEACRKDVERAFGVLQSRFAIVRGAARFWDQDTIGQIMRACVIMHNMIVENERDEGDDLNYDGVGEKVNISHDETPELEEFIKNYRNIRDKDIHNQLQDDLIEHLWQHHPDLYK from the coding sequence ATGAGGCGTACACTGTTTGTACGCATATGGAATGCCGTAGAGCAACATGATGAATATTTCGTTCAGAAAAGAAACGCTGTCGGTGTGCTTGGCCTTTCTAGTCTGCAAAAGATTACTGTTGCATTTCGGATGTTAACTTATGGAGTAGCAGCTGATGCTACAGATGATTATATCCGTATTGGTGAGAGTACTGCTATTGAGAGTCTGAGAAGGTTTGTCAGTGCTGTTGTTGAGATTTTTGGAGATGAGTACTTGAGATCACCTAATGAAGATGATACTGCTAGATTACTTGCCATTGGAGAGAGTAGAGGTTTTCCTGGTATGCTTGGGTCGattgattgtatgcattggaggTGGAAAAATTGTCCTTCGGCATGGCAAGGTATGTATACCGGGCATGTGCATGAGCCTACAATTATACTTGAAGCTGTTGCAGATAAAGATCTTTGGATTTGGCATGCTTTCTTTGGGATGCCTGGTTCCCACAACGACATCAACGTTTTGCACCGGTCTTCTTTATTCGCACGGCTAGCTGAAGGTCAAGCTCCAAAGGTGAATTATACCATTAATAATAATGAATATACAATGGgttattatcttgctgatggcataTATCCCTCGTGGGCTACAATTGTGAAGAGTATACCTGAACCACAAGGTAgcaagaagaaatattttgcaactgCCCAAGAAGCTTGTAGGAAGGACGTGGAACGAGCATTTGGGGTTTTACAGTCTCGTTTCGCTATCGTTAGGGGGGCAGCTCGATTTTGGGATCAAGACACCATCGGACAAATCATGAGGGCTTGTGTCATTATGCACAACATGATAGTTGAGAATGAGCGCGATGAGGGAGATGATTTAAATTATGATGGGGTGGGAGAAAAGGTGAATATTTCTCACGATGAAACACCTGAACTTGAGGAGTTTATTAAAAATTACAGGAATATAAGGGACAAAGATATTCACAATCAGCTTCAAGATGACCTCATTGAGCACCTGTGGCAACATCATCCAGACCTCTACAAATGA
- the LOC117850585 gene encoding beta-glucosidase 38 yields the protein MATPAPLPLLLFHGLLALSLALGAHGKPGDHGNLTRQAFPPGFVFGTASSAYQVEGNTLKYGRGPCIWDTFLKYPGTTPDNSTANVTVDEYNRYMDDVDNMVRVGFDAYRFSISWSRIFPSGIGRINKDGVDYYHRLINYLIESHITPYVVLYHYDLPQVLQDQYNGWLSPRIVEDFTKFADFCFKTYGDRVKNWFTINEPRMMAAHGYGDGFFPPARCTGCHFGGNSATEPYIAAHHLLLAHASAVKLYREKYQAQQTGKIGILLDFVWYEPLTPSMDDEFAAHRARMFTLGWFLHPITFGHYPETMEKIVMGRLPNFTFEQSAMVKGSADYIAINHYTTYYASNFANETHTSYVNDWHVKLSYERNGVPIGKKGYSDWLYVVPWGLYKALLWTKEKFNNPVMLIGENGIDQSGNDSLPGALYDKFRIDYFEKYLYELQCAIHDGANVIGYFAWSLLDNFEWRLGFTSKFGIVYVDRTTFARYPKDSARWFRKMIKNE from the exons ATGGCGACCCCTGCGCCATTGCCCCTCCTGCTCTTCCATGGGCTCCTCGCCCTCTCCCTGGCGCTCGGCGCGCACGGCAAGCCAGGTGACCACGGCAACCTCACCAGGCAGGCCTTCCCGCCCGGGTTCGTCTTCGGGACCGCGTCGTCGGCGTACCAGGTGGAGGGGAACACGCTCAAGTACGGCAGGGGGCCCTGCATCTGGGACACCTTCCTCAAGTACCCAG GTACTACTCCTGATAACTCCACTGCGAATGTGACAGTCGACGAGTACAATCGCTACATG GACGATGTGGACAATATGGTgcgggttggcttcgatgcgtACCGCTTCTCGATCTCATGGTCACGCATTTTCCCAA GTGGAATTGGGAGGATCAACAAGGATGGTGTGGATTATTACCACAGGCTCATCAACTACTTGATCGAGAGCC ATATTACTCCCTATGTTGTGCTCTACCACTACGACCTTCCTCAGGTGCTGCAAGACCAGTACAACGGCTGGCTAAGCCCCAGAATTGT GGAAGATTTCACGAAGTTCGCAGATTTTTGCTTTAAGACGTATGGTGACCGGGTGAAGAACTGGTTCACCATAAACGAGCCCAGGATGATGGCCGCCCACGGCTACGGAGACGGCTTCTTCCCCCCTGCCAGATGCACCGGCTGCCACTTCGGTGGAAACTCCGCCACCGAGCCGTACATCGCTGCCCATCATCTTCTCCTGGCCCATGCCTCTGCTGTCAAGTTGTACCGTGAGAAGTACCAG GCTCAGCAGACTGGGAAGATCGGCATCCTGCTCGACTTCGTGTGGTATGAGCCACTCACACCCTCCATGGACGACGAATTCGCAGCGCACCGGGCGAGGATGTTCACCCTTGGCTG GTTCCTGCACCCGATCACCTTCGGCCATTACCCGGAGACGATGGAGAAGATTGTGATGGGAAGGCTGCCCAACTTCACCTTTGAGCAGTCTGCAATGGTGAAAGGCTCGGCAGATTACATCGCCATCAACCACTACACCACATATTATGCCAGCAACTTCGCCAACGAGACACACACGAGTTATGTGAACGACTGGCATGTCAAGCTTTCAT ATGAGCGAAACGGTGTGCCAATTGGGAAAAAG GGATACTCTGACTGGCTTTACGTGGTACCATGGGGGCTCTACAAAGCCCTCCTTTGGACTAAGGAGAAGTTCAACAACCCTGTCATGCTCATCGGCGAAAACG GAATCGATCAATCCGGAAATGATTCTTTGCCCGGTGCATTGTACGACAAGTTCAGGATAGACTACTTCGAGAAGTACCTTTATGAGCTCCAATGCGCGATACACGACGGCGCAAATGTCATCGGATACTTTGCTTGGTCACTGCTGGACAACTTTGAGTGGCGGCTTGGGTTCACCTCCAAATTTGGAATCGTATACGTGGACCGAACCACGTTCGCGAGGTACCCCAAGGACTCTGCACGCTGGTTCCGGAAGATGATTAAAAACGAGTGA
- the LOC117849238 gene encoding uncharacterized protein translates to MAAVIVRRGWEKRAVRKGWEIGPCAAAVCGVIVMSVYGVIVTRLGKKAGDVRVPKNFKGALGVALLRFRMRRTLFVRIWNAVEQHDEYFVQKRNAVGVLGLSSLQKITVAFRMLTYGVAADATDDYIRIGESTAIESLRRFVSAVVEIFGDEYLRSPNEDDTARLLAIGESRGFPGMLGSIDCMHWRWKNCPSAWQGMYTGHVHEPTIILEAVADKDLWIWHAFFGMPGSHNDINVLHRSSLFARLAEGQAPKVNYTINNNEYTMGYYLADGIYPSWATIVKSIPEPQGSKKKYFATAQEACRKDVERAFGVLQSRFAIVRGAARFWDQDTIGQIMRACVIMHNMIVENERDEGDDLNYDGVGEKVNISHDETPELEEFIKNYRNIRDKDIHNQLQDDLIEHLWQHHPDLYK, encoded by the exons ATGGCAGCTGTGATCGTGAGGAGGGGATGGGAAAAAAGGGCCGTGCGCAAGGGCTGGGAAATAGGGCCGTGCGCAGCTGCTGTCTGTGGCGTAATTGTGATGAGCGTCTACGGCGTGATCGTGACGAGGCTGGGAAAAAAGGCCGGCGACGTGAGGGTTCCCAAg AATTTTAAGggagctcttggagttgctttGCTGAG GTTTCGAATGAGGCGTACACTGTTTGTACGCATATGGAATGCCGTAGAGCAACATGATGAATATTTCGTTCAGAAAAGAAACGCTGTCGGTGTGCTTGGCCTTTCTAGTCTGCAAAAGATTACTGTTGCATTTCGGATGTTAACTTATGGAGTAGCAGCTGATGCTACAGATGATTATATCCGTATTGGTGAGAGTACTGCTATTGAGAGTCTGAGAAGGTTTGTCAGTGCTGTTGTTGAGATTTTTGGAGATGAGTACTTGAGATCACCTAATGAAGATGATACTGCTAGATTACTTGCCATTGGAGAGAGTAGAGGTTTTCCTGGTATGCTTGGGTCGattgattgtatgcattggaggTGGAAAAATTGTCCTTCGGCATGGCAAGGTATGTATACCGGGCATGTGCATGAGCCTACAATTATACTTGAAGCTGTTGCAGATAAAGATCTTTGGATTTGGCATGCTTTCTTTGGGATGCCTGGTTCCCACAACGACATCAACGTTTTGCACCGGTCTTCTTTATTCGCACGGCTAGCTGAAGGTCAAGCTCCAAAGGTGAATTATACCATTAATAATAATGAATATACAATGGgttattatcttgctgatggcataTATCCCTCGTGGGCTACAATTGTGAAGAGTATACCTGAACCACAAGGTAgcaagaagaaatattttgcaactgCCCAAGAAGCTTGTAGGAAGGACGTGGAACGAGCATTTGGGGTTTTACAGTCTCGTTTCGCTATCGTTAGGGGGGCAGCTCGATTTTGGGATCAAGACACCATCGGACAAATCATGAGGGCTTGTGTCATTATGCACAACATGATAGTTGAGAATGAGCGCGATGAGGGAGATGATTTAAATTATGATGGGGTGGGAGAAAAGGTGAATATTTCTCACGATGAAACACCTGAACTTGAGGAGTTTATTAAAAATTACAGGAATATAAGGGACAAAGATATTCACAATCAGCTTCAAGATGACCTCATTGAGCACCTGTGGCAACATCATCCAGACCTCTACAAATGA